The following proteins come from a genomic window of Musa acuminata AAA Group cultivar baxijiao chromosome BXJ1-7, Cavendish_Baxijiao_AAA, whole genome shotgun sequence:
- the LOC135679705 gene encoding chaperone protein dnaJ 11, chloroplastic-like, translating into MISSPSLAAPRSHLRFPPRLPSSSSCRRLLLPPRCASASPPVPASEATLYDVLGVPTGATGGEIKVAYRRLARECHPDVAPATESSDEFIRLHAAYATLSDPEKRAEYDQRVMAATANAAAGRRWSPRLSYSCRPCRRWETDQCW; encoded by the coding sequence ATGATATCTTCACCATCTCTCGCTGCTCCCAGATCCCACCTCCGCTTCCCACCCCGCCTGCCCTCGTCCTCCTcctgccgccgcctcctcctgccCCCCCGCTGCGCTTCGGCGTCGCCACCAGTCCCCGCCTCCGAGGCGACTCTCTACGACGTGCTCGGGGTCCCGACGGGCGCCACGGGCGGCGAAATCAAGGTGGCGTACCGGCGGCTGGCGCGAGAGTGCCACCCGGACGTCGCCCCGGCTACCGAGTCGTCGGACGAGTTCATCCGACTCCACGCCGCCTACGCCACGCTCTCTGACCCGGAGAAGCGTGCCGAGTACGACCAGCGGGTAATGGCCGCCACGGCGAACGCAGCGGCAGGGAGGCGGTGGTCGCCGCGGCTGTCCTACTCGTGCAGGCCGTGCCGGAGGTGGGAGACGGATCAGTGCTGGTAG
- the LOC103973365 gene encoding uncharacterized protein LOC103973365 gives MGAQLAKQVERRKSVAAEKLALIELFEGSGDQFPGCDYRPADRKTWMSALGPANLRVHQIVWPGTHDSATDKIGLRFISRPFAQCQSCSVYRQLAGGARVLDIRVQKDHRVCHGILLTYGVDVVIRDVKRFLSETEHEIVVLEIRTEFGHEDPPDFDKYLVEQLGEHLIPQDAAVFEKTVAELLPRRVICVWKPRKSPAPKPGDPLWSGGFLKDHWIDTDLPKTKFENNLKRLGEQQPNASRKYFYRVENTVTPQPDNPVVCVRPVTGRIQGHARLFIAQAVGRGIADRLQVFSTDFINDDFVDACVGLTHARIEGTT, from the coding sequence atgggCGCCCAACTCGCCAAGCAAGTTGAGCGCCGAAAGTCCGTCGCCGCCGAGAAGTTGGCCCTCATCGAGCTCTTCGAGGGCTCGGGTGATCAATTCCCCGGCTGCGACTACCGCCCCGCCGACCGCAAGACCTGGATGTCGGCCCTTGGCCCTGCCAACCTACGCGTCCACCAGATCGTCTGGCCCGGCACCCACGACTCCGCCACCGACAAGATCGGCCTCCGCTTCATCTCCCGCCCCTTCGCCCAGTGCCAGTCCTGCTCCGTCTACCGCCAGCTCGCCGGCGGTGCCCGCGTCCTCGACATCCGCGTCCAGAAGGATCACCGCGTCTGCCATGGCATCCTCCTCACCTACGGCGTCGACGTCGTGATCCGCGACGTCAAGCGGTTCCTCTCCGAGACCGAGCACGAGATCGTCGTCCTCGAGATCCGGACCGAGTTCGGCCACGAGGACCCGCCGGACTTCGACAAGTACCTCGTCGAGCAGCTTGGCGAGCACCTGATACCGCAGGACGCGGCCGTGTTCGAAAAGACCGTGGCCGAGCTGCTGCCCCGGCGGGTCATTTGCGTGTGGAAGCCGCGGAAGTCGCCGGCGCCGAAGCCGGGGGACCCGCTGTGGAGCGGGGGATTCCTGAAGGATCACTGGATCGATACGGACCTGCCGAAGACCAAGTTCGAGAACAACCTGAAGCGCCTGGGCGAGCAGCAGCCGAATGCGTCGAGGAAGTACTTCTACCGGGTGGAGAACACGGTGACGCCGCAACCGGACAACCCGGTGGTGTGCGTGAGACCGGTGACGGGGAGAATCCAAGGCCACGCGAGGCTGTTCATTGCGCAGGCCGTCGGGAGGGGGATCGCCGATCGGTTGCAGGTGTTCTCGACAGACTTCATCAACGACGACTTCGTGGATGCGTGCGTGGGGTTGACTCACGCAAGAATAGAAGGGACGACATAA